TTTTTGGTGGCGATCGCCTAAATTTTTCCCTAACTCGCCCCAAAATTTTCCCCTCAGCGATCGCCTTTATTGTCAAGAATTATTTGAATAAATTTAACAAGCGACCGGGATGCGATCTGTCATCCCGGTCGCCGTAGAAGTTAGCCAGCCATACTTTCGAGGCTTAAGGGAACCAAATCTCCATTTATCGTCCAGCCTAAGAGCATCGGTTCATTTTCCGGAATAATATTGCCAGTCAGTACGCAGCACTCATCTTTCCTGGCGATCGCATCAATACTTGCTCGAATATCCGAACGGGAAAATTGGGGTCGATAGTCTCCAGATTTCTGTTGCACATAGTTCCAAAGAATGTCTCTGATCAGCGCTTGATACCCAGTATTGCCGGAAAGCTCCTTAAGTTTGTCCTTGAGATCGCGTTCCAAACGAATGCTAGTAACTTCCATGTCAGTAGTAGAAGTACGGCGGGTAATTGTACGCATCATTTTGTTCCTCCTGAAAATTTTTTTTGAGAAATGCTGGACAGATCCAGTAATACAAGTGTAGTATTAAAAAGACTTGTTTAACACCCATTTAGCAATTCAATGAGCTTTCTCTCAATCACAACCACCTCCAAAGCAACCGCCGACAACATCCTTGTCGATGGGAAATCAATTGCTTGGGCGGTGGAGTTTTTGTTTATAGGAAGTAAATTTTTACGAGATTGCGGTTTATGGGGAAAAAACCATCAAAGAAAATTTGAGAACTATTCGCTTAATTACGGCGGTAGTGGGTTCATTGAAGAACCAAATCTAAGTATAGGAAGCGGAAGGTATAGGCGAAAACCAGCCTTACCGAGATAAAAAGAGAACAATATTAAGTTTTCTTAACCCCCGCTTCCTCCCATCAGGTAAGCGGGGGTTTTAAATGAGCAAAAGACCCGCGCAAAAGTAATAATAAAACTAAGAGGCGGGAGTAATGAGTAAAGCCGCGATCGGGACAACTGAAACTCTAAGGCAATCAGTAGTGGTGTTCTCTAAGAACTACCTACCAATAAGTCGAGTCAATATCAGACGAGCGATCGTCTTGTTAGTAACGGGGAAAGCCGAACCGTTAGATTTTCTCTTCGAAGTAGGTTGGAAAGTGCGATCGCCAAGTGTAATTCTTCAAGTTCCCGCTCAAATTCGTCTCACGATGACGAGTAACGAGCGAGTCTGGAAAATTCCACCAGTGAATCGCCGAGAGGTACTGCGACGCGACTGTCAAACTTGTCAATACTGCGGAAGCAAAAAAAATCTCACCTTAGATCACGTCATTCCCCGTTCTCAAGGCGGAAAACATAGCTGGGACAACGTAGTTATCGCCTGTCAAAGGTGTAACTCAAAAAAAGGATCTCGGACTCCAGTCGAAGCTGGAATGCCACTGAAAACTAAACCCATTGCACCAGTGCATCCCGCGATCGCTTTTGCCGAACAGTTCTGGCGCGAACAGCAAATAAACCTGGAATAAGAGGAGGTCACAGGTCATAATGCTGAAACTGATTTACACCGAAAACGGCTTTAATATGGAGCGTTTGGCTCAACCTCTGGAAGAGTGGGTTGCTACTCGCGTAATTTTGGCTCTCCGTGCTGGTAATTCTCTAATTATTCAGCCAAGTACTGCGTCCTTTTTGCTCCCGGCGGATCTGCCTCATTTACCAGAACTAGAAGCGATCGCCTGGGAGGAAAATCTGGAAACTCTCGAATTTTCCATCTGCGATGCAGAATTTGTCGAAGTTACGCTCCAAGGAACTTGGATAGCTACCGATCCTCGTAGCGAAGAAGGAATCTTAGTCACTGCCATGAGCGATCGCGCTGAGTTCTTTCTCTACAAACTCTGGATTGAAGCACAAGAATTAGCTTCTTTAATTTCTGATTAAACTAAGAGCGCACCCTCCACTGGTGCGTTCTTTTTTATTTACAATTTATTTGATTCATTGCTTGATTGCTGTAGGCAACAACTATCTACCTTGTTCGTCTAGTCTTGCTAATCTAGCAAAGATACTTTTTCGTCGAGTAGGAAAATTAAACCATGTTAGGTAAGTTAGGTTGGCGAAGCGCGTACCGCAAGGTCGGCGCAGCCATCGCGGTTAGTCTGGGAACGGCGATCGCATTAGGAATCTACCGTTACGCCTCTCTTGAGAGCTTCACTTACTGGTGTGC
The DNA window shown above is from Oscillatoria salina IIICB1 and carries:
- a CDS encoding ribbon-helix-helix domain-containing protein; its protein translation is MRTITRRTSTTDMEVTSIRLERDLKDKLKELSGNTGYQALIRDILWNYVQQKSGDYRPQFSRSDIRASIDAIARKDECCVLTGNIIPENEPMLLGWTINGDLVPLSLESMAG
- a CDS encoding HNH endonuclease is translated as MSKAAIGTTETLRQSVVVFSKNYLPISRVNIRRAIVLLVTGKAEPLDFLFEVGWKVRSPSVILQVPAQIRLTMTSNERVWKIPPVNRREVLRRDCQTCQYCGSKKNLTLDHVIPRSQGGKHSWDNVVIACQRCNSKKGSRTPVEAGMPLKTKPIAPVHPAIAFAEQFWREQQINLE
- a CDS encoding alr0857 family protein, giving the protein MLKLIYTENGFNMERLAQPLEEWVATRVILALRAGNSLIIQPSTASFLLPADLPHLPELEAIAWEENLETLEFSICDAEFVEVTLQGTWIATDPRSEEGILVTAMSDRAEFFLYKLWIEAQELASLISD